In a single window of the Priestia filamentosa genome:
- a CDS encoding DUF5823 family protein, with product MESVLIEVLKVGVNFLIELFSGDLPSLYYIWFVVLFLLYFSLGLIINRFSTLKYKGWELIAGFNIGIVIHISLAKFLSIIVEDAIKSPSAISYYFLGLVMLTGSVIVETLYRWIRVKAKRPLVTFLILPSFIILLSIFYFSMKDISAIATASTSFIVTLSIVTTVLMMGLIILLEKGESA from the coding sequence GTGGAAAGCGTACTTATTGAAGTATTAAAAGTAGGAGTGAATTTTTTAATCGAGCTTTTTTCTGGAGATCTTCCTTCTTTATATTATATATGGTTTGTTGTTCTGTTTTTACTCTATTTTTCTCTTGGACTAATTATAAATCGCTTTTCAACCTTGAAATATAAAGGGTGGGAGCTCATTGCTGGCTTTAATATTGGTATTGTTATACATATTTCATTAGCAAAGTTTCTTTCAATAATTGTAGAAGATGCCATAAAAAGCCCGAGTGCTATTTCTTATTATTTTCTTGGCTTAGTTATGCTGACAGGAAGCGTTATCGTTGAAACCTTATATCGTTGGATTAGAGTCAAAGCAAAAAGACCACTTGTTACCTTTTTAATTTTGCCATCCTTTATTATTCTTCTTTCAATCTTCTACTTTTCAATGAAGGATATAAGTGCTATTGCGACTGCTTCAACTTCCTTTATTGTTACGTTAAGTATTGTGACAACTGTCCTTATGATGGGCCTAATTATTTTATTAGAGAAAGGGGAATCGGCTTAA
- a CDS encoding AbrB family transcriptional regulator, whose product MLFYSSPIRLLITLILAVVGGTIFSFFHIPLSWMLGSLTATLVFSRFSSFPLLWPVQLRNVGLLLIGYMLGRSFTKETLLRMIHHLPSMLLLTILILVFSSILAYYVSKVTNINLKSTLTGSIPGGLSQMIVLGEELKGIDLTVVTFIQATRLMAVVFTVPFLASFFSNQERTPMKNILTTFSLHDLFTYIGLLLIGLLCAIAGKYFKLPTRFLLGPILTTGIFVIAGGTAPHPPDLITDGAQLLMGTYLGLILKPNKLTHKARFSFFAILTAFSLILFSFLSGMLLFLFFNIPITTAFLSVAPGGMAEMAVVAEEVKASLAVVTSFQLFRILFILFLMPPFLRWLFKQAFFKRLEQRTDKQRT is encoded by the coding sequence ATGTTATTTTATTCAAGTCCCATTCGTTTACTCATCACACTCATACTTGCTGTTGTCGGAGGTACTATATTTTCATTTTTTCACATTCCACTTTCTTGGATGCTTGGCTCATTAACAGCAACGCTCGTCTTCTCACGATTTTCATCCTTTCCACTTCTTTGGCCTGTTCAATTGAGAAATGTAGGGCTTCTTTTGATCGGCTATATGCTTGGACGCTCGTTTACAAAAGAGACGTTGCTTCGTATGATTCATCATCTTCCATCAATGCTTCTTCTAACAATTCTTATTTTAGTATTTAGCAGCATCCTTGCTTATTATGTTTCAAAGGTAACAAATATTAATTTAAAGAGTACTTTGACAGGCAGCATTCCTGGAGGTCTTTCTCAAATGATTGTGCTTGGGGAAGAGCTGAAGGGAATTGATTTAACTGTTGTTACGTTTATTCAAGCAACAAGACTTATGGCCGTTGTTTTCACAGTTCCATTTTTGGCTTCTTTTTTTAGCAATCAAGAACGAACACCCATGAAAAATATTTTAACTACTTTCTCGCTTCATGATCTCTTTACATACATAGGGCTTCTTTTAATTGGTTTGCTATGTGCTATAGCCGGAAAGTATTTTAAACTTCCCACACGCTTCTTACTTGGCCCTATTTTAACAACTGGTATTTTTGTTATTGCAGGCGGGACAGCTCCACATCCCCCTGATCTTATTACGGATGGAGCTCAGCTCTTAATGGGTACATATCTTGGACTCATTTTAAAACCAAACAAACTCACACATAAAGCTCGCTTTAGTTTTTTTGCCATTCTCACAGCTTTTTCACTTATTTTGTTTTCTTTTCTTTCCGGAATGCTTCTTTTTTTATTTTTTAACATTCCTATAACAACTGCTTTCTTAAGTGTGGCGCCTGGAGGAATGGCTGAAATGGCCGTTGTAGCAGAAGAAGTTAAAGCATCACTAGCTGTTGTAACAAGTTTTCAACTGTTTCGCATCTTATTCATTTTATTTCTTATGCCCCCATTTCTGAGGTGGCTCTTTAAGCAAGCTTTTTTCAAGCGTTTAGAACAAAGAACAGATAAACAAAGAACATAA
- a CDS encoding NCS2 family permease — translation MEKQKPESSNDSFAFLDRFFELSARGTTVKKEMLAGLTTFMTVSYVIVVIPLILSETGMPKEAALAATIFAIAFSTLLMALWANFPVVTGPGMGLSAFFTYSVVIGEGLSWETALGAVFISGVIFFILTATGIRGKIIDAIPSVLKSSITVGIGLFVAFIGLKNAGIVVGDDSNFVGLGKLASSGPIIALVGVLLSAVFMARKMKGAIILGIILTTLLAMITGVQSLPTHVSDVLTIHLPSVAPTFMKLDIGAAFAYGIFSIVFSFTIVELFDTLATLIGLSRKAGLEDENGKIPNLNRALTADSIGTMASALFGSTALNTYIENATGITEGGRTGLKSLTVAVLFLLTLFLAPLIQFIPTVATAPPLIIIGALMLSDIKNINMEDFTELIPAFLTIVMMPLTFSIADGLAFGFLAYTFLKLLTGRYREIHPFLYIICIAFMINFYMIGH, via the coding sequence TTGGAAAAGCAAAAGCCGGAGTCATCAAATGATTCTTTCGCTTTTTTGGATCGTTTTTTTGAGCTATCTGCTCGAGGCACGACGGTGAAAAAAGAAATGCTGGCAGGTCTGACAACGTTTATGACTGTAAGTTATGTTATCGTTGTAATCCCGCTTATTTTATCAGAGACAGGAATGCCAAAAGAGGCAGCATTAGCAGCTACAATTTTCGCTATTGCCTTTAGTACTCTTCTTATGGCTCTTTGGGCGAACTTCCCAGTTGTTACAGGTCCTGGAATGGGGCTTAGCGCCTTTTTTACTTATTCCGTTGTAATCGGAGAAGGACTTTCATGGGAAACAGCACTAGGAGCTGTTTTTATTTCAGGAGTCATCTTCTTCATCCTCACTGCAACAGGGATAAGAGGGAAGATTATTGATGCTATTCCTTCTGTGCTAAAATCTTCGATTACAGTTGGGATCGGGCTTTTTGTGGCCTTTATTGGATTAAAAAATGCCGGAATTGTTGTAGGAGACGATTCTAACTTTGTTGGGTTAGGAAAGTTAGCAAGTTCAGGTCCTATTATTGCGCTAGTAGGAGTTTTGTTATCTGCTGTTTTTATGGCACGTAAGATGAAAGGTGCTATTATATTAGGGATTATCTTAACAACGCTTCTTGCCATGATCACAGGTGTGCAAAGTCTCCCAACTCATGTAAGTGATGTGCTCACCATCCATTTACCGAGTGTTGCGCCGACTTTTATGAAACTTGATATTGGAGCAGCATTTGCATATGGTATCTTTTCTATTGTGTTTTCATTCACAATTGTTGAACTTTTTGATACATTAGCAACACTCATCGGATTATCACGTAAAGCAGGATTAGAAGATGAGAATGGAAAGATCCCTAATTTAAATCGGGCGTTAACAGCAGATTCTATCGGTACAATGGCAAGTGCTTTATTTGGAAGTACGGCTCTTAACACATATATTGAGAATGCGACAGGAATTACAGAAGGTGGCCGAACAGGATTAAAATCGTTAACAGTAGCTGTTTTATTTTTACTGACTCTGTTTTTAGCTCCTCTTATTCAGTTCATTCCAACTGTCGCAACAGCTCCTCCGCTTATTATTATTGGAGCGCTTATGCTTAGTGATATTAAAAATATTAATATGGAAGATTTCACAGAGCTTATTCCCGCATTTTTAACAATTGTTATGATGCCTCTTACGTTTAGTATTGCGGACGGACTTGCTTTTGGTTTTCTTGCTTATACATTTCTAAAATTATTAACAGGTCGGTATAGAGAAATTCATCCGTTTCTTTATATTATTTGTATCGCTTTTATGATTAACTTTTATATGATTGGCCACTGA
- a CDS encoding DMT family transporter → MKKTTVYALLVAVMAMWGLNIIWLKLLVNEFAPVTMTAFRIFVAGVAVLLFLSVKGVVRKLTFKEFSFICVVSLFNIVGHHYFLSVGLTNTTAMNGGLILGLVPILTAIASLFLLKVKFSIMKVVGILFAFFGVSFALVAGHGGAISTSYGDVQIFLAAVSQAISFVLIKKASTNIDARLMTGWLMIVGSAGLFFVSLAVEPQGLAMMKTDNYLIWLVFIGSALLATAFGHMTYNYAMQHIGASESAVFINLNPFFALISSYLFLGESLYITQFIGFLLIVFGVLAGSGAVEQWRRAKVTYKI, encoded by the coding sequence GTGAAGAAAACAACGGTATATGCACTTCTTGTAGCAGTAATGGCAATGTGGGGATTAAATATTATTTGGCTCAAGCTTTTAGTGAATGAATTTGCGCCTGTCACAATGACCGCTTTCCGGATTTTTGTAGCAGGTGTAGCTGTCCTTCTTTTTCTTTCTGTAAAAGGAGTGGTGCGAAAACTCACATTTAAAGAGTTTAGTTTTATTTGTGTTGTGAGCCTGTTCAATATTGTTGGTCACCACTACTTTCTATCGGTCGGTTTAACCAATACAACGGCTATGAACGGAGGACTAATTCTAGGCCTTGTTCCTATCTTAACAGCTATTGCATCTCTATTTTTGTTAAAAGTAAAGTTTAGCATAATGAAGGTAGTTGGAATTCTTTTTGCGTTTTTTGGAGTAAGTTTTGCTCTCGTAGCAGGGCATGGCGGAGCAATTAGTACATCGTACGGTGATGTGCAAATCTTTTTAGCTGCGGTATCCCAAGCAATCAGTTTTGTGCTTATTAAAAAAGCCTCAACGAACATTGATGCTCGTCTTATGACAGGATGGCTTATGATTGTTGGCTCAGCTGGTTTATTCTTTGTTAGCCTTGCTGTTGAGCCACAAGGATTAGCTATGATGAAAACAGACAACTATTTAATTTGGCTTGTTTTCATAGGTTCGGCACTTCTTGCCACAGCTTTTGGACATATGACATACAATTATGCCATGCAACACATTGGGGCAAGCGAATCTGCCGTATTTATTAATTTAAACCCATTTTTTGCGTTAATCTCATCTTATCTTTTTCTTGGAGAATCGCTTTATATAACACAATTTATTGGATTTCTGCTTATTGTTTTTGGCGTTTTAGCTGGAAGTGGAGCTGTTGAGCAATGGAGAAGAGCGAAGGTTACGTATAAGATATAA
- a CDS encoding manganese-dependent inorganic pyrophosphatase, with the protein MEKILIFGHKNPDTDTICSAVAYAELKAALGFDVEPVRLGEVNGETQFALDKFNASAPRLVETVANEVNSVILVDHNERQQSVSDINDVRVLEVIDHHRIANFETTDPLYYRAEPVGCTATILNKLYKEHGVEIKKDTAGLMLSAIISDSLLFKSPTCTEEDVKAAKELASIAEVDAEEYGLAMLKAGADLSDKTIAELITLDAKEFQMGEHRVEVAQINAVDTNDVLIRQEDLKHAMLETIAEKGLDLFVLVVTDILNSNSMALAIGKETEAVEKAFDVSLVDDKALLKGVVSRKKQIVPPLTEALS; encoded by the coding sequence ATGGAAAAGATTCTTATTTTCGGTCATAAAAACCCAGATACAGACACAATTTGTTCAGCTGTTGCTTACGCTGAATTAAAAGCAGCTCTAGGCTTTGATGTTGAACCTGTTCGCTTAGGAGAGGTAAACGGAGAAACTCAATTTGCTTTAGACAAATTCAACGCTTCAGCACCTCGTCTTGTAGAAACTGTAGCAAACGAAGTAAACAGCGTAATCTTAGTTGACCATAACGAACGTCAACAAAGTGTATCAGATATTAACGATGTTCGTGTTTTAGAAGTTATTGACCACCATCGTATTGCAAACTTTGAAACAACTGATCCGCTTTACTATCGTGCTGAACCTGTTGGTTGTACAGCAACAATTCTAAACAAACTTTATAAAGAACACGGTGTTGAAATTAAAAAAGATACAGCTGGCTTAATGCTTTCAGCTATTATCTCAGACTCTCTTTTATTCAAATCACCAACATGCACTGAAGAAGATGTAAAAGCAGCAAAAGAACTTGCATCAATTGCTGAAGTAGATGCAGAAGAGTATGGCTTAGCTATGCTTAAAGCTGGAGCTGACTTAAGTGACAAAACGATCGCAGAACTTATCACATTAGATGCTAAAGAATTCCAAATGGGTGAGCATCGTGTTGAAGTAGCGCAAATCAATGCTGTTGACACAAACGATGTTCTTATCCGTCAAGAAGACTTGAAACATGCTATGTTAGAAACAATTGCAGAAAAAGGCTTAGATCTTTTTGTGCTTGTTGTAACAGATATTCTTAATAGCAACTCAATGGCGCTTGCAATCGGTAAAGAAACAGAGGCAGTTGAAAAAGCGTTTGACGTTTCTCTTGTTGACGACAAAGCTCTTCTAAAAGGTGTTGTGTCTCGTAAGAAACAAATCGTTCCACCACTAACTGAAGCTTTATCATAA
- a CDS encoding response regulator transcription factor, which yields MTNTILYIEDDTEIGTFTKAFLESKGFEIIWLKSSYDHEKYVEKADLVLLDIMIPGLDGFTVGQRIKKRNAETPLLLQTARTSIEDKLKGLNFADDYITKPFHPEELAARIDILLRRFDKVSEDCIEIHHLKVNIKEKRLINVEKDEEILLTEKQLKIFFYLLRHPNQILTKEQIYEMVWERTFIEGDKTLMVHIRHLRQKIEKDPNNPKIVETIRGIGYRIRQ from the coding sequence TTGACAAACACTATTCTCTACATAGAAGACGATACAGAAATTGGTACTTTTACAAAAGCATTTTTAGAATCAAAAGGATTTGAAATCATTTGGTTAAAATCATCATATGATCACGAAAAATATGTAGAGAAAGCAGACTTGGTGTTGTTGGATATTATGATTCCTGGTTTGGACGGCTTTACGGTTGGACAGCGTATTAAAAAAAGAAATGCTGAAACTCCTCTTTTGTTACAAACAGCTCGTACTTCAATTGAAGACAAGTTAAAAGGGTTAAATTTTGCGGATGATTATATTACTAAACCATTTCATCCTGAAGAACTTGCAGCCCGGATTGATATTCTTTTAAGGCGTTTTGATAAAGTAAGTGAAGACTGCATTGAAATCCATCATCTTAAAGTAAATATAAAAGAAAAGCGACTTATTAATGTTGAGAAAGACGAAGAGATTTTATTAACAGAAAAACAGCTTAAAATTTTCTTTTATTTGCTTCGTCATCCAAATCAAATTTTAACGAAAGAACAAATCTATGAAATGGTATGGGAAAGAACATTTATTGAAGGGGATAAAACGCTTATGGTTCATATAAGACATTTGCGACAAAAAATTGAGAAGGACCCAAATAACCCAAAAATAGTGGAAACGATCCGAGGAATTGGGTATCGAATTAGACAATGA
- a CDS encoding HAMP domain-containing sensor histidine kinase, which produces MKLSKKYLLIIVASILFFPISYIGVNFIYYFLLMNVASNNIDIHYEPQKVEEKWKNDIEHLQGKSVKDILTFFNNSKEYKEARIVWISTDGDVYFDSSQTPNSKWSIAYTIEFMEKGSKGNDLLLKEELGNGTKDGYAMLEIPEKYVGSKWKILREKYVYVWYLMLLFLWALFIFVSWFFFYGIQKRLIFIQRHMEKEGKDGIPEGFKVKNKDELGQVELSFNKMVEKLKESRRKEIQEEELRKKFISDVSHDLRTPLTIIRGHTFTLNEENLSPQGKQSVEIINNKISFVGDLIDNLSSFNLLTAQKMPMNRKKVDVLKIIRSSLTAWYPIFEKEGFEVDIGLEKSLIWNIDEVWMKRILDNLFQNIMRHASSGKYVSVRIESDDKYEYLIVEDKGPGLQAKPDHKGSGIGLSIVEIMVKQMGLTQEISSGKNGTTFKIYQKEE; this is translated from the coding sequence ATGAAGCTTTCTAAAAAATATCTACTTATTATTGTAGCATCAATCCTTTTCTTTCCGATTTCTTACATTGGGGTCAATTTCATTTATTATTTCCTTCTTATGAATGTGGCAAGCAATAATATTGATATCCACTATGAGCCTCAGAAAGTTGAAGAAAAATGGAAAAATGATATAGAACATTTACAGGGAAAAAGCGTAAAAGATATCCTAACATTTTTTAATAACTCAAAAGAATATAAGGAAGCGCGAATTGTTTGGATTAGTACCGATGGAGACGTATACTTTGATTCTTCTCAAACGCCAAATTCAAAATGGTCTATTGCATATACAATTGAATTTATGGAGAAAGGCAGTAAAGGGAACGATCTGTTGTTGAAAGAAGAGCTTGGTAACGGGACAAAAGACGGTTATGCAATGCTAGAGATTCCTGAAAAATATGTAGGTTCGAAGTGGAAAATCTTACGTGAAAAATATGTATATGTATGGTATTTGATGTTGTTATTTCTATGGGCCTTATTTATTTTTGTTTCATGGTTTTTCTTTTATGGGATTCAGAAACGTCTTATTTTTATCCAACGTCATATGGAAAAGGAAGGGAAAGATGGAATTCCAGAAGGCTTTAAAGTGAAAAATAAAGATGAGCTAGGTCAAGTGGAGCTTTCTTTTAATAAAATGGTAGAGAAATTAAAAGAAAGCCGGAGAAAAGAAATACAAGAAGAAGAGCTGCGCAAGAAATTTATTTCAGACGTTTCTCATGATTTAAGAACACCGCTTACGATTATAAGAGGACATACGTTTACCTTAAATGAAGAAAATTTATCTCCTCAAGGAAAGCAATCTGTTGAGATTATTAATAACAAAATTAGTTTTGTTGGAGATTTGATTGATAACTTATCTTCGTTTAATTTGTTAACAGCTCAAAAAATGCCTATGAACAGAAAAAAGGTAGATGTATTAAAAATTATTCGTTCGTCGCTAACAGCCTGGTATCCAATTTTTGAAAAAGAGGGATTTGAAGTTGATATTGGTCTAGAAAAAAGTTTAATTTGGAACATTGATGAAGTGTGGATGAAGCGTATTTTAGATAACTTATTTCAAAATATTATGAGACATGCGAGCAGTGGAAAATATGTATCTGTGCGTATTGAAAGTGATGATAAATATGAGTACCTTATTGTAGAAGATAAAGGTCCTGGCTTACAGGCAAAGCCAGATCATAAAGGTTCAGGAATTGGTCTATCAATTGTGGAGATTATGGTAAAGCAGATGGGATTAACACAAGAAATTTCAAGCGGGAAGAATGGTACTACTTTTAAGATTTATCAAAAAGAAGAATGA
- a CDS encoding ABC transporter ATP-binding protein, protein MVNILKAEHINVSLKDKQILKDIDLSFEKGKIYGLLGPNGAGKTTLLKVLLGIFPPTSGEVLFNESNLYKNPKKDVRNSIGSIIEFPGFYDNLTLYENIVLHLKYVQKKMSKQEIYSILNTVGLYEHRDKLFSQTSLGMKQRLGIARAIAHNPSLLLLDEPTNGLDPQGIKEVREMLLKEVRDKGVTAIVSSHLLSEINLMADELIIMNGGEVIFESQFMKNDQEVFLYKMPKHISFHKDIEEQITNYRVTSNGDTHEFIATLPPDQLRDILKQNGYSAEEIEAYTLSLEDLYLKLITKEKKNEFISA, encoded by the coding sequence ATGGTTAATATTTTAAAAGCAGAGCACATTAACGTTTCTTTAAAAGATAAACAAATTCTAAAAGACATTGATTTGTCATTTGAAAAAGGAAAGATTTATGGACTGTTAGGACCAAACGGAGCAGGGAAAACAACGTTGTTAAAAGTGTTGCTCGGTATATTTCCCCCAACATCAGGCGAGGTTTTGTTCAATGAATCTAACCTATACAAAAACCCAAAAAAAGACGTAAGAAATTCAATTGGTAGCATTATCGAATTCCCAGGGTTTTATGATAATTTAACGCTGTATGAAAACATTGTTCTGCATTTAAAATACGTTCAAAAGAAAATGTCTAAGCAGGAGATTTATTCGATTTTAAATACGGTAGGTCTTTATGAGCACAGAGATAAGCTTTTTTCTCAAACATCGCTTGGAATGAAGCAAAGGTTAGGCATTGCAAGAGCAATTGCTCACAATCCAAGTCTTTTATTACTTGATGAACCAACAAATGGACTTGATCCACAAGGAATTAAGGAAGTTAGAGAGATGTTGTTAAAAGAAGTGCGTGACAAAGGAGTAACAGCTATCGTATCAAGCCACCTTTTAAGTGAAATTAATCTAATGGCTGATGAACTCATTATTATGAATGGCGGAGAGGTTATTTTCGAATCTCAGTTTATGAAAAATGATCAGGAGGTTTTCCTATATAAGATGCCTAAGCATATTTCCTTCCATAAAGACATAGAAGAACAAATTACAAACTATAGAGTGACAAGCAATGGAGATACTCACGAATTTATTGCAACTCTTCCACCTGATCAATTGCGAGACATATTAAAACAAAATGGCTATTCAGCAGAGGAAATAGAAGCTTACACGCTTTCTTTAGAGGATTTATATTTAAAACTTATAACAAAGGAGAAGAAAAATGAATTTATTAGTGCGTAA
- a CDS encoding ABC transporter permease, translated as MNLLVRNEFMKLKRLKSIYFVFVLSFFPYIVNTVGLFLKATQYDATKYYMFVFNQYAFLLPAVVFIFSGFYFYIEFKNKTMLNWMSYPFKNFQLIFSKIVATFIVLFSISIVNHILHLATLWIIFQNEQSFNDVLSMFLTSVLFTVLSLCVIPIAALLASITKNIMVVSIAGVLSFFVMTILLGGNVSILFPFSFIYRISMQTFDYEMGYSDFALQAGGSAIFAAYILAAFIGLYVYSKKTRSY; from the coding sequence ATGAATTTATTAGTGCGTAATGAATTTATGAAATTAAAAAGATTAAAATCCATTTACTTTGTTTTTGTACTAAGTTTCTTCCCCTATATTGTAAATACAGTAGGGCTGTTTTTAAAGGCAACTCAGTATGATGCCACCAAGTATTATATGTTTGTCTTTAATCAGTATGCCTTCTTATTACCAGCTGTTGTGTTTATCTTTTCAGGGTTTTATTTTTATATCGAATTTAAGAATAAAACAATGCTAAATTGGATGTCTTATCCGTTTAAAAATTTTCAGCTTATTTTTTCAAAGATTGTCGCTACATTTATTGTTTTATTTAGTATTTCCATTGTGAATCATATTTTACATTTGGCAACATTATGGATCATCTTTCAAAACGAACAAAGTTTTAATGACGTATTATCAATGTTTCTAACTTCTGTTTTGTTTACAGTCTTGAGTTTATGTGTTATTCCTATTGCCGCTTTACTTGCATCTATCACAAAAAATATCATGGTTGTTTCGATTGCGGGAGTTTTATCTTTCTTCGTGATGACGATTCTTCTAGGTGGAAATGTTTCGATACTGTTCCCATTCTCCTTTATTTACCGCATCAGTATGCAAACATTCGATTATGAAATGGGATATAGTGATTTTGCCCTTCAGGCTGGAGGATCTGCTATTTTTGCTGCTTATATTTTGGCCGCTTTTATCGGTTTATATGTTTATTCAAAGAAAACCAGAAGTTATTAA
- a CDS encoding metal ABC transporter substrate-binding protein, with translation MKKLMMLCSVMLLSAVFLAGCGNEDSSSSEKKSDGKLTIYTTIYPIEDFTKKIGGDNVTVKSVIPNGVDAHSFEPTTKDMLKIATADAFIYSGAGAEGFADAANKTLKDEDVKMVKAAEGADLIAGHDDHDHEHGEEHSGEHEHGDLDPHFWLDPQRSIVMAENIKNALSELEPSKKDEFEKNFKQVKADLEELDKKYEEAIKNAPSKEILVSHAAYGYWEDRYGIEQISVSGLSPTQEPSQKELKEIVETAKEHNIKYVIFDANVTNKIATLVRKEIGAESLTLNNMETLRDQDRENGEDYFSLMNKNLEALKKALNSK, from the coding sequence ATGAAAAAATTAATGATGTTATGCAGTGTTATGCTTTTATCTGCTGTATTTCTAGCAGGTTGCGGAAACGAAGACAGCAGTTCTTCTGAGAAGAAAAGCGACGGGAAACTAACCATCTATACAACAATCTATCCGATTGAGGACTTCACAAAGAAAATTGGTGGAGATAATGTTACCGTAAAAAGCGTTATCCCTAACGGTGTTGATGCTCATTCTTTTGAACCAACAACAAAAGATATGCTGAAAATCGCTACAGCTGATGCGTTCATCTACTCTGGAGCAGGTGCTGAAGGTTTTGCTGATGCAGCTAACAAAACGCTAAAAGATGAAGATGTGAAAATGGTTAAAGCAGCTGAGGGAGCGGACCTTATTGCTGGTCATGATGATCATGATCACGAGCATGGAGAAGAACATAGTGGTGAGCATGAACATGGCGACCTTGATCCTCATTTCTGGCTTGATCCACAGCGTTCCATCGTTATGGCTGAAAATATTAAAAATGCATTATCTGAACTAGAGCCAAGCAAAAAGGATGAGTTTGAAAAGAATTTTAAACAAGTAAAAGCTGATTTAGAAGAACTTGATAAAAAATATGAAGAAGCTATTAAAAATGCTCCTTCAAAAGAAATTTTAGTTTCACATGCTGCATATGGCTACTGGGAAGATCGCTATGGTATTGAACAAATAAGCGTTTCTGGACTTTCTCCAACTCAAGAACCTTCACAAAAGGAATTAAAAGAGATTGTAGAAACAGCAAAAGAACACAATATCAAATACGTTATCTTTGATGCAAACGTAACAAATAAAATCGCCACTCTTGTTCGTAAGGAAATTGGTGCAGAGTCTCTTACATTAAATAATATGGAAACACTTAGAGACCAAGATCGTGAAAACGGGGAAGATTACTTTAGCCTAATGAATAAAAACTTGGAAGCTTTGAAAAAGGCGTTAAATAGTAAATAA
- a CDS encoding GTP-binding protein, which translates to MKKIGVTVLSGYLGSGKTTLLHHILHNESSLKLGVIVNDMSSLNIDGSLVKKEYFSHTKETLVEMQNGCICCTLREDLLYEVEKLTKIQDLDYIIIESSGISEPLPVAQTFSYEDEETGIDLTVKTCLDTLVTVVDGLNFMKDYCSDEDLSDRNQGLDSTDDRGISELLIEQIEYANVLILNKTDLLSAEKKDELKALLRKLNGEAKIIEAVQCSISLEDIINTRSFDFDKMSLSPGWVKELNNEHIPETEEYGITSFIYEKRRPFHAQRLMNFFETFPNEISRSKGFFWVATRNDTACLLSQAGGSMTISEAGKWINTLSDEDKEDIELSRRFHPTYGDRLTELVFIGIKINKNKIINTLDACLLTNEEMKKDWSTFNDPLPSFLIQ; encoded by the coding sequence ATGAAAAAAATTGGAGTCACCGTCTTAAGTGGATATCTGGGATCTGGTAAAACAACATTATTGCACCATATTTTACATAATGAATCCTCTCTAAAACTAGGAGTTATTGTCAATGACATGAGCTCTCTTAATATTGATGGATCTCTTGTAAAAAAAGAATACTTCTCTCATACGAAAGAGACACTAGTGGAAATGCAAAACGGATGTATTTGCTGTACCCTTCGAGAAGATTTGCTTTATGAGGTGGAAAAACTCACTAAAATTCAGGATTTAGATTATATCATTATTGAATCCTCAGGTATTAGCGAGCCTCTTCCTGTTGCTCAAACTTTTTCTTATGAAGATGAAGAAACAGGAATAGATCTTACAGTGAAGACATGTTTAGATACGCTTGTTACAGTTGTGGATGGATTAAATTTCATGAAAGATTATTGTTCAGATGAAGATCTTTCCGACCGAAATCAAGGATTAGATAGTACAGACGATAGAGGTATTTCCGAGCTTCTCATTGAGCAAATTGAATATGCAAATGTTCTTATCCTAAATAAAACCGATTTGCTATCAGCAGAAAAAAAAGACGAGTTGAAAGCATTACTACGTAAGCTTAATGGAGAGGCTAAGATTATTGAAGCTGTTCAATGCTCTATTTCTCTTGAAGATATTATAAATACTCGTTCTTTTGATTTTGACAAAATGAGCCTTTCTCCTGGATGGGTAAAAGAACTTAACAATGAACATATTCCTGAAACTGAGGAATACGGAATTACTTCCTTTATATATGAAAAAAGACGTCCATTTCACGCTCAACGTCTGATGAACTTCTTTGAAACATTTCCTAATGAAATATCGCGTTCTAAAGGTTTTTTCTGGGTTGCTACAAGAAATGATACTGCCTGTCTCCTCTCACAAGCAGGCGGTTCGATGACAATTAGTGAAGCAGGAAAATGGATAAATACTCTTTCAGATGAAGATAAAGAAGACATAGAACTGTCGAGGAGATTCCACCCTACTTATGGAGACAGACTGACAGAGCTTGTATTTATCGGAATCAAAATAAACAAAAACAAAATTATAAATACTTTAGACGCATGCTTACTAACAAATGAAGAAATGAAAAAGGACTGGTCTACTTTCAATGATCCACTTCCTTCATTCTTGATTCAATAA